A DNA window from Arachis hypogaea cultivar Tifrunner chromosome 18, arahy.Tifrunner.gnm2.J5K5, whole genome shotgun sequence contains the following coding sequences:
- the LOC112771106 gene encoding 9-cis-epoxycarotenoid dioxygenase NCED1, chloroplastic — protein MAATSNTWINTKLPSSCSSLKGASCSPQTPSSFTIRSNKRRSNYNKIKCSLQTLHFPKQLQPTTTTTKPKPTKENKTASTTTTTTAAPVKDLNLIQKAAAMAIDFAESALASHERQHPLPKTADPRVQIAGNFAPVPEHPSTHSLPIAGKLPECIDGVYVRNGANPMYEPLAGHHLFDGDGMVHAVKFHNGSASYSCRFTETNRLVQEKSLGKPVFPKAIGELHGHSGIARLLLFYARGLFGIVDGKNGMGVANAGLVYFNNRLLAMSEDDLPYHVRVTPNGDLKTVGRYDFNGQLKSTMIAHPKVDPVSGELFALSYDVISKPYLKYFKFNKDGTKSKDVDIPLKVPTMMHDFAITENFVVVPDQQVVFKLGEMMRGGSPVVYDKEKVSRFGILDKNATDSDGIRWIEAPECFCFHLWNAWEEKETDEVVVIGSCMTPADSIFNECDENLKSVLSEIRLNLKTGKSTRKAIIREEEQVNLEAGMVNKNKLGRKTQFAYLALAEPWPKVSGFAKVDLSSGEVKKYMYGGEKFGGEPMFLPRSASSEREDDGYILAFVHDEKEWRSELQVVNAMTLELEATIELPSRVPYGFHGTFIQSKDLRKQA, from the coding sequence ATGGCAGCAACTTCAAACACATGGATCAATACCAAACTTCCATCATCATGCTCCTCTTTAAAAGGTGCATCATGTTCACCTCAAACACCATCCTCATTCACTATCAGGAGTAACAAGAGGAGGTCTAATTACAATAAAATCAAATGCTCACTCCAAACACTCCACTTCCCAAAACAGTTACAAccaaccacaacaacaacaaaaccaaaaccaacaaaagaaaataaaaccgcatccacaaccacaaccacaaccgCAGCTCCGGTTAAAGACTTGAACCTTATACAAAAGGCGGCCGCGATGGCAATAGACTTCGCGGAATCCGCCTTAGCCTCCCACGAGCGCCAACACCCGCTCCCAAAGACCGCGGATCCCCGCGTTCAGATCGCCGGAAACTTCGCACCGGTGCCGGAGCATCCCTCGACTCACTCCCTCCCAATCGCCGGGAAACTCCCGGAATGCATTGACGGAGTCTATGTCCGCAACGGTGCCAATCCGATGTACGAGCCCCTCGCCGGACACCATCTCTTCGACGGCGACGGCATGGTTCACGCCGTGAAATTCCACAACGGCTCTGCCAGCTACTCCTGCCGGTTCACCGAAACAAACCGCCTCGTCCAAGAGAAATCCCTCGGAAAACCGGTGTTCCCGAAAGCCATCGGAGAACTCCACGGTCACTCCGGAATCGCTCGCCTCCTCTTGTTCTACGCCCGCGGCCTCTTCGGCATCGTCGACGGTAAAAACGGAATGGGCGTCGCAAACGCCGGTCTGGTCTACTTCAATAACCGCCTCTTGGCGATGTCCGAGGATGATTTGCCTTACCACGTGCGCGTCACGCCAAACGGGGATTTAAAAACCGTTGGCCGTTACGACTTTAACGGCCAACTGAAATCCACGATGATCGCACATCCCAAAGTGGATCCAGTCTCAGGCGAACTCTTTGCTCTAAGTTACGACGTCATTTCAAAGCCTTACCTAAAGTACTTCAAATTCAATAAGGACGGAACGAAGTCGAAGGACGTTGATATTCCGTTGAAGGTCCCAACGATGATGCACGATTTCGCGATAACCGAGAATTTCGTGGTGGTACCGGACCAGCAGGTGGTTTTCAAGCTTGGCGAGATGATGAGGGGTGGATCACCGGTTGTTTACGACAAAGAGAAGGTCTCTAGGTTTGGGATTCTTGACAAGAATGCCACCGACTCAGACGGTATCCGGTGGATTGAAGCGCCAGAGTGCTTCTGCTTCCATCTATGGAATGCGTGGGAGGAGAAAGAAACTGATGAGGTTGTTGTGATTGGATCGTGCATGACCCCTGCCGACTCCATTTTCAACGAGTGCGATGAGAATTTGAAGAGTGTGTTATCGGAGATAAGGTTGAACTTGAAGacagggaaatcaacaagaaaggCTATAATCCGTGAAGAAGAACAGGTGAACTTGGAGGCAGGGATGGTGAACAAGAACAAGCTTGGAAGGAAGACACAGTTCGCATACTTGGCACTCGCCGAGCCATGGCCTAAGGTGTCTGGTTTCGCCAAGGTTGATCTGTCCAGCGGCGAAGTAAAGAAGTACATGTATGGCGGTGAGAAATTCGGCGGTGAGCCGATGTTTCTTCCTCGATCGGCGTCGTCGGAGAGGGAAGACGACGGTTACATTCTTGCATTTGTTCATGACGAGAAGGAGTGGAGGTCTGAGCTTCAGGTTGTGAATGCAATGACTCTGGAGCTTGAGGCTACAATTGAGTTACCTTCAAGAGTGCCTTATGGTTTCCATGGCACATTCATTCAATCCAAGGATCTCCGGAAGCAGGCTTGA